The proteins below are encoded in one region of Silene latifolia isolate original U9 population chromosome 2, ASM4854445v1, whole genome shotgun sequence:
- the LOC141631462 gene encoding serine/threonine-protein kinase STY13-like codes for MIEATNVQRFPISIPKNVVDSDFEPFFSFMAGFRQLDFTANLLLTADHKSVKLAVFGFAREETLTEMTTAETGTYRWISPKLFSISSSHQGEKRHYNNKVHTVLSLFLWTPLGRRM; via the exons ATGATAGAGGCCACAAATGTGCAGCGATTTCCGATTAGTATTCCAA AAAATGTGGTCGATTCAGATTTTGAGCCGTTTTTCTCTTTTATGGCCGGTTTCCGCCAATTAGATTTTACAG CTAATTTGCTGCTTACGGCTGATCACAAGTCTGTGAAGTTGGCAGTTTTTGGTTTTGCAAGAGAAGAAACTCTGACTGAGATGACAACAGCTGAAACCGGAACATACCGTTGGATTTCCCCTAAG TTGTTTAGCATTAGCAGTTCACATCAAGGAGAAAAGAGGCATTATAACAATAAG GTACACACAGTCCTTTCTTTATTTCTGTGGACGCCGCTTGGAAGAAGAATGTAA